A part of Variovorax sp. HW608 genomic DNA contains:
- a CDS encoding branched-chain amino acid ABC transporter permease, producing MLETIVQGVLLGGLYTLFALGQSLMFGVMRLTNTAQGDFIILGAFAVIAGTALFGDAPLMISLAVLPLAFGFGYVLQRYVLNGTLGKDPLPSLVVTFGLSIVIQNLLLELFSADPRSIETGGLNTQGLHLGESLSVGVLPLIILAVALVATGGLQWLFANTAIGRSFRAVSDDREIAELMGLNAKKVYALATAIAFVLIAIAGALQGMRTTVSPSDGPLLLLFAFEAVIIGGMGSFWGTLAGAMILGITQQIGFRLDPGWGIWVGHLVFLLILVLRPQGLFPKTRG from the coding sequence GTGCTTGAAACCATCGTCCAGGGCGTGCTGCTCGGCGGCCTCTACACGCTGTTCGCGCTCGGCCAGTCGCTGATGTTCGGCGTCATGCGCCTGACCAACACCGCGCAGGGCGACTTCATCATCCTGGGTGCCTTCGCCGTGATCGCGGGCACCGCGCTGTTCGGTGACGCGCCGCTCATGATCTCCCTCGCAGTGCTGCCGCTGGCCTTCGGCTTCGGCTACGTGCTGCAGCGCTACGTGCTCAACGGCACGCTGGGAAAGGACCCGCTGCCTTCGCTGGTCGTGACCTTCGGGTTGTCGATCGTGATCCAGAACCTGCTCCTGGAACTCTTCTCCGCCGATCCGCGCTCGATCGAGACCGGCGGGCTCAACACGCAGGGCCTGCACCTGGGCGAATCGCTGTCGGTGGGCGTGCTGCCGCTGATCATCCTCGCGGTCGCGCTGGTCGCGACGGGCGGGCTGCAATGGCTGTTCGCGAACACCGCGATCGGGCGTTCGTTCCGTGCGGTGTCGGACGATCGCGAGATCGCCGAGCTCATGGGGCTCAATGCGAAGAAGGTCTATGCGCTGGCGACCGCCATCGCCTTCGTGCTGATCGCGATCGCCGGTGCGCTGCAAGGCATGCGCACGACGGTGTCGCCTTCCGATGGGCCGCTGCTGCTGCTCTTTGCGTTCGAGGCCGTGATCATCGGCGGCATGGGCTCCTTCTGGGGCACGCTCGCCGGCGCGATGATCCTCGGCATCACGCAGCAGATCGGCTTCCGTCTCGACCCGGGCTGGGGCATCTGGGTCGGGCATCTGGTGTTCCTGCTGATCCTGGTCCTGAGGCCGCAGGGACTGTTCCCCAAAACCCGTGGATGA
- a CDS encoding ABC transporter substrate-binding protein, producing the protein MTLNRRQFTQAAAALAATSAVPRAFAADTIKIGYVSPQTGPLAPFGEADKWVIDQMKAAFKDGIPIGGKKYAVQIVLKDSQSNPNRAGEVANDLILKDKVALVLTAGTPETANPVSDACELNELPCISSVVPWQPWFFGRKGNPAKGFDWTYHLFWGLEDVIANFTNGWKTVPTNKKVGGLFPNDGDGNAWGDKELGFPKPLSQMGFTLIDPGRFQNGTQDFSAQIAAFKSGGVEIVTGVVIPPDAKTFLTQARQQGFRPKVITLGKALLFPGAIEALGDLGDGLSTEVWWSPSHPFTSSLTKQSAKSLSEAYEAGTKKQWTQPIGFAHALFEVAADTLSRAKSTKAADVRDAVAATSLHTVVGQVKWGGPGPFKNVSKTPLVLGQWGKGKKFKYELTIVNNEAAPSIPTAGTLRAMPT; encoded by the coding sequence ATGACATTGAATCGCAGACAGTTCACCCAGGCCGCCGCTGCGCTGGCCGCCACCAGTGCCGTGCCGCGCGCCTTCGCTGCCGACACCATCAAGATCGGCTACGTGTCGCCGCAGACCGGGCCGCTCGCGCCCTTCGGCGAGGCCGACAAGTGGGTCATCGACCAGATGAAGGCCGCCTTCAAGGACGGCATCCCGATCGGCGGCAAGAAGTACGCGGTGCAGATCGTGCTCAAGGACAGCCAGTCCAACCCGAACCGCGCGGGCGAAGTGGCCAACGACCTGATCCTCAAGGACAAGGTGGCGCTGGTGCTCACCGCAGGCACCCCCGAGACCGCCAATCCGGTCAGCGATGCCTGCGAGCTCAACGAGCTGCCGTGCATCTCCAGCGTGGTGCCCTGGCAGCCGTGGTTCTTCGGCCGCAAGGGCAATCCGGCCAAGGGCTTCGACTGGACGTACCACCTGTTCTGGGGGCTGGAGGACGTCATCGCGAACTTCACCAACGGCTGGAAGACGGTGCCGACCAACAAGAAGGTCGGCGGCCTGTTCCCGAACGACGGCGACGGCAACGCCTGGGGCGACAAGGAGCTGGGCTTTCCGAAGCCCCTGTCGCAGATGGGCTTCACGCTCATCGATCCGGGCCGTTTCCAGAACGGCACGCAGGACTTCAGCGCCCAGATCGCAGCCTTCAAGAGCGGCGGCGTCGAGATCGTCACCGGCGTGGTGATCCCGCCCGATGCCAAGACCTTCCTCACGCAGGCCAGGCAGCAAGGCTTCCGCCCGAAAGTCATCACGCTCGGCAAGGCGCTGCTGTTCCCGGGCGCGATCGAGGCGCTCGGCGATCTGGGCGATGGCCTTTCGACCGAGGTCTGGTGGAGCCCGTCGCATCCCTTCACCTCGAGCCTGACGAAGCAGAGCGCCAAGTCGCTCTCCGAGGCCTACGAGGCCGGCACGAAGAAGCAGTGGACGCAGCCGATCGGCTTCGCGCATGCGCTCTTCGAGGTGGCCGCCGATACGCTTTCGCGCGCCAAGTCGACAAAGGCGGCGGATGTGCGCGACGCGGTGGCGGCGACCTCGCTCCACACCGTCGTCGGACAGGTGAAGTGGGGCGGGCCAGGTCCGTTCAAGAACGTCAGCAAGACGCCGCTGGTGCTGGGGCAGTGGGGCAAGGGCAAGAAGTTCAAGTACGAGCTGACCATCGTGAACAACGAGGCGGCGCCCAGTATTCCGACCGCCGGCACGCTCCGGGCGATGCCGACCTGA
- a CDS encoding ABC transporter ATP-binding protein: MTALLATQGLKAFYGDAQALFGVDFSLSQGEVVAIIGANGAGKSTLLKCLTGLVRAPREAIQFKGEAIGGLAPGEIVRRGLAMVPEGRRLFPSLSVEENLQIGGLTARKGPWSLARVYELFPILAEKRHNPGTALSGGQQQMVALGRALMSNPELLLCDELSLGLAPIVIHEIYAAMPTLVREGMTVVIVEQDVTMAQRVSRRIYCLQEGRVSLSGRSDALTREQISQAYFGL, encoded by the coding sequence ATGACGGCACTACTCGCTACGCAAGGGCTCAAGGCCTTCTACGGCGACGCGCAGGCGCTGTTCGGCGTCGACTTCTCGCTCTCGCAGGGCGAGGTGGTCGCGATCATCGGCGCCAACGGCGCGGGCAAGTCGACCTTGCTCAAGTGCCTCACCGGGCTGGTGCGCGCGCCGCGCGAGGCGATCCAGTTCAAGGGCGAGGCGATCGGCGGCCTCGCGCCCGGCGAGATCGTGCGGAGGGGGCTGGCGATGGTGCCGGAAGGCCGGCGCCTGTTCCCGAGCCTGAGCGTGGAGGAGAACCTGCAGATCGGCGGACTCACCGCCCGCAAGGGGCCGTGGAGCCTTGCGCGCGTCTACGAGCTGTTCCCGATCCTGGCGGAGAAGCGCCACAACCCCGGCACCGCGCTCTCGGGCGGGCAGCAGCAGATGGTCGCGCTCGGACGCGCGCTGATGAGCAACCCCGAGCTCCTGCTGTGCGACGAACTCTCGCTCGGCCTCGCGCCGATCGTGATCCACGAGATCTACGCCGCGATGCCGACGCTGGTGCGCGAAGGCATGACCGTGGTGATCGTCGAGCAGGACGTGACCATGGCGCAGCGCGTGTCCAGGCGCATCTATTGCCTGCAGGAAGGGCGTGTGTCGCTTTCGGGGCGTTCCGATGCGCTCACGCGCGAACAGATCTCGCAGGCCTACTTCGGCCTCTGA
- a CDS encoding ABC transporter ATP-binding protein translates to MPLLVLHAVSKSYGALKVTDDISLAVTEGETLGILGPNGAGKTTLFNLISGDARVDAGRVEYDGADVTALKPHQRCHAGIGRSYQVPQPFGNMSVFENLVTAACFGAQEREQEAWQTAHEVLVQTGLMAHANKPAGGLTLLDRKRLELARALATRPKLLLLDEIAGGLTEPEAKQLVEELRQIKARGVTMIWIEHVVHALLSLADRLFVINFGQKLAEGEPRAVMNDPEVRRVYMGVEA, encoded by the coding sequence ATGCCCCTCCTGGTCCTTCATGCCGTGAGCAAGTCCTACGGCGCGCTCAAGGTCACCGACGACATCTCGCTCGCGGTGACCGAGGGCGAGACGCTGGGCATCCTCGGGCCCAACGGCGCCGGCAAGACCACGCTGTTCAACCTGATCTCGGGCGATGCGCGCGTGGATGCCGGCCGCGTCGAATACGACGGCGCCGACGTGACCGCGCTGAAACCGCACCAGCGCTGCCACGCGGGCATCGGCCGCAGCTACCAGGTGCCGCAGCCCTTCGGCAACATGAGCGTGTTCGAGAACCTCGTGACCGCCGCCTGCTTCGGCGCGCAGGAGCGCGAACAGGAGGCATGGCAGACCGCGCACGAAGTCCTCGTGCAGACCGGCCTGATGGCGCATGCCAACAAGCCGGCCGGCGGGCTGACGCTGCTCGATCGCAAGCGGCTCGAACTCGCGCGCGCCCTCGCGACGCGGCCCAAGCTGCTGCTGCTCGACGAGATCGCGGGCGGGCTCACCGAGCCCGAGGCGAAGCAGCTCGTCGAGGAGCTCAGGCAGATCAAGGCGCGCGGCGTGACCATGATCTGGATCGAGCACGTGGTGCACGCGCTGCTCTCGCTGGCCGACCGGCTCTTCGTCATCAACTTCGGCCAGAAGCTCGCGGAGGGCGAGCCGCGGGCGGTGATGAACGACCCCGAAGTGCGGCGCGTGTACATGGGGGTGGAAGCATGA